The nucleotide sequence AGAGACGCAGAGGGGAAGACCACGCAGAGCAACGCAGAGCAACGCAGAGGGACGCAGAGATCGCTGAGGGGAGAGCGCAGAGGGAGAATCAGCGGGTTGTCAGCAGGCTTTTTCAGGTATGGAGAGGGAACCTGTCCAGGGCGTCAATAACATCAAAATAGGAATCCCGGGTTAACAGAGTTCCGCCTATATCCATGCAGCAGGCGGCTATCCATACGTCGTTGATAGGGATTTTACGCCCTTTACGAACAAGCTGATCATAGATAAGAGCGTATTTTCGGCCGACATCCCGGTTAATATTGATGATACCGATTTTCAGGCTTTCGATAATGTTCTGAAGCTTTTTTTCATTCTCTTCCTGTCTTGATCCCCGTAAAAAACCAAAAGTCAGTTCTGATAGTACAACAACGGGCAGATAAATTTCATCGCCAAACTCCGCCAGCACATCGACGACTTCCGGGAATCCTTCGGCATAATCACAGTAAGTGCTGGTGTCAAGAACAAGTTTCATTCCCAGTCGTCTTCGTGAATTTCATCAAAATGACTGAGACTTTTCCGCAGTTCAACCGCTTCAGTTTGAGACATCCAACCGGCAAGTTCTCTGACAAGGGTTTTGCGGTCCTTGTAGATACCAAGTTTTTCTTCAACGGCTTCCATAATCACCGTACTCTTGGTTTTGCCGGTTTTTTCAGCATACTCTCGTAGCAGCTTTTCTTTATCCTTGGGTATTCTAAGGCTTAGGGGCATGTTGTCCTCCTGAATGTATCGCATGTGTTTATATTGTATCGCGTTTCTTTGGTTGGGTCAATTCGCTGGGCAGGGACGCAGAGGGGAGGACCACGCAGAGGCCGGGGAGATCGCTGAGGGGAGAGGACGCAGTGGAAGAGGGAAAAAAGTACTCGAAGTGCAGGTTTCTCAGTGCGATCGGAGATTCTCTGGTAAATCTTTTATCCTTCCTATCGTATTAATCTTTGATCCGGATTATTGAAACAAAGATCGGAATGATGGGGAGAGATAGATGAACCACGGAGGGAACGCAGAGGATGCTGAAAACGCGGAGTTTTAAGAAGAGAACTATCTAAGGTCTCTGTGTCCTTTGTGCCTTTGTGTGAAATTCTTAATCTCCTAGGGGCACGTAAAAAATGTAGAGACAAAACAATAAAGAAATTAAAATCGCGGCAGACAAGGACATTGGAGGATGGACCCCAAAAAAGCCCGGCGGGGTGTGCCGGGCTGGGAAGTTGTGCGTAATTCGGTTTTAGAACTTGAGGTAGCTCTTGAACTGGAAGATAAGGGTACTCGCTTTTTCCGTGCTTTTGCCCATAAGGGGAATCGAATAACCTGCTTTTAGTTCAAAAGGCAGTCCAGATTTAAAGAAAGCGGATACATAGGGTGTCATTTTAAGAAAACTACTTGCGGTATCATCTACTGCATCCCCTTCAATTTCCATATCGGGAGTAATAATATAGGTTATTGGGAGGCTACCAGTAACATCAAGGGTAGTATTTACAGGATGAGTATAACTTGGTTCGACTTCAAACGTAGACTTATAACCATACGCAACCTTCACATCTTCAATAGGCTGCGCGGTCATTGCCTGAGAGTACGCAGTGTATTGGTTACTTGTTTCTGCTTCGGGGAAGAAAATTGTCTCATTGTAGAGATTAATATAGAAGTTTTGGTTTACGAGGTAATCATAGAAAAGTCGAAAACCTATTCCTAAAACCTCATTGCTTCCGGAGCCCATATTATAATCATCACCGGCGCTGTAATTATCAAATTCCTCTTCCCAATCTGTGTTCTTCAATGGAACTAAAATCCCTGCTGCAGCGGCAAGGCGCATCATCTCATTCTGTACAAATCCGTTTGGCCCCATTATCTGGGCTTTGGCTCCAATAAAAAGATCTAAAGGGCCATTGATATTAGCTTTGTCGTTAGTTCCTCCCATCGGATCATCTTCGATACTGGAGTAGATGTTGTATCCTGGTGCCCACTGCAGTGCTATGGTTATCTGATCAGTGGCACCGTATTCTAGCGCACCGCCCATGTTAAAAACAGAGACTTTACCACCATCAAAATCTTCCGCATCACCATCCGCATCGTATGCCTCATCAAACATATTATACGCTGCAGAAATAGTCGTCCTCAAAACCCCCGCGGGCAGGACTTTCGCGTCGTCGGCAAAGGCGGGGATTACAATCGCCAGAGCCAGAAGCAGAAGTGCGAGTTTCTTCATGCTCAATCTCCTAAAATTAGTAGTTTTAATTTTGTCGGCCCATGACCGAACCTATCAGACAGCTTACCCCCTTGTGGAAACTAATGCAAGAAAAACACATCAGAAAATTGCTATAAAGAAGCTGAAAATTGGTATATCTTCTACTCACACCATGATTGATTTACCCACTGCCCGACTGCGGGCCGACATTCTGCACGAGACCCGGGCCTTTTTTCGCGAGAGAGATTTTCTGGAAACGGACACTCCTCTGCTTGCAGAAAAGGTTATTCCGGAGCCGACTATTGAACTTTTTCCCGCCCTCTTCTCCAATCCCTACGGCGAAGACCGGGAGCTGTTTCTGCTGCCCTCTCCGGAATACTGGCTCAAGAAGGTCCTGAAGATGTTTCCGGGCATCCCGGTTTTTCAGCTGGGCAAGACATTCCGCAACCGGGAGCAGTCCGGCAGGCTGCACAATATCGAGTTCACCATGCTGGAGTGGTACCGGCCGGGCTGCAATTACCGCGACATTGAGCGGGAGACTCGGGAATATATCAGGGCCATGGCGGATTTTGCCGGTATCCGGGTCCCGGATTTCCACAGGATGACGGTGGAGGAGGCCTTTTCCCGCTTTGCGGGGCTCGATCTGAAGCATCTGTGTGACGATCCGGAGAGTCTGCGCCGGGTGCTGTCGGAGCGGGATATTTTTGCCTCCTCCTCAGATGACTGGAATGATCTGTTTCAGCGCCTTTTTATTACCCTGATCGAACCGGAACTGCCGTCACAGGAGCCCCTGTTCCTCTACGATTACCCCGCGGGGATTACCTGCCTGGCGAAACAAAAAGAGGGAACTCAATATCGGGAACGCTGGGAGCTCTACTGGAAAGGGATAGAACTTGCAAACTGTTATACCGAGATGACCGGGGCCGGAACGGTTAAAGAGTTTCTCACCGCTGAAGCTGTAAAAAAAGAGCAGGCGGCTGTAATAAAGGTCAAGCCGGATACTG is from Marispirochaeta sp. and encodes:
- a CDS encoding type II toxin-antitoxin system VapC family toxin, with the translated sequence MKLVLDTSTYCDYAEGFPEVVDVLAEFGDEIYLPVVVLSELTFGFLRGSRQEENEKKLQNIIESLKIGIININRDVGRKYALIYDQLVRKGRKIPINDVWIAACCMDIGGTLLTRDSYFDVIDALDRFPLHT
- a CDS encoding amino acid--tRNA ligase-related protein, which produces MIDLPTARLRADILHETRAFFRERDFLETDTPLLAEKVIPEPTIELFPALFSNPYGEDRELFLLPSPEYWLKKVLKMFPGIPVFQLGKTFRNREQSGRLHNIEFTMLEWYRPGCNYRDIERETREYIRAMADFAGIRVPDFHRMTVEEAFSRFAGLDLKHLCDDPESLRRVLSERDIFASSSDDWNDLFQRLFITLIEPELPSQEPLFLYDYPAGITCLAKQKEGTQYRERWELYWKGIELANCYTEMTGAGTVKEFLTAEAVKKEQAAVIKVKPDTEYWRTFETPYPASSGVALGFDRFLMLLAGREHLNEVIYFPFTP